In Nematostella vectensis chromosome 2, jaNemVect1.1, whole genome shotgun sequence, one genomic interval encodes:
- the LOC5504237 gene encoding AP-4 complex subunit mu: MMRRHTCGTRSPANFKPKSTHALAPTSRGIAHKHASGKKSKMLSEFFIISPRGDPLIYRDYRGETAKGSPEIFYKKIRSTKEKLPPIFNVEGLNFIFIKRNGLFFVCTSKFNLSSAFAVEVLSRVCNLCKDYCGIINEEAIKCNLPLIYELLDEVLDFGYVQATSTEALKAYVFNQPELVENSGQSVWQCSGGNVYGTERMSLPSTAANKPVVPHKTNEIFRKSHKNEIFVDLLERLTVLISPNGSILRSDIDGCIQMKSFLTGSPDVRIALTEDLTVGNADMPSQVSSMGVKLADCNFHKSVNLDEFESSRTLSVLPPDGEFTVMSYRVAGELETTLPFSIITFVDENEEARYIEVMLKLRCNIPSSSSSNNIIVRVPVPKSTESLSHDVGHAGHSAEYKTAEKLLLWQVKSIRGGAEVAINIKLKLKDKAKSARKELGPVSLDFEIPMYICSGLQIRSLKVYEKEKAYHPFRWVRYITHSDSYVIRI; encoded by the exons ATGATGCGTCGTCACACGTGTGGAACTCGATCCCCCGCGAACTTCAAACCGAAgagtacgcatgcgctagCCCCAACCTCTCGCGGTATTGCCCATAAACATGCTTCtggaaaaaaatctaaaatgtTGAGTGAATTCTTTATTATTTCTCCTCGAGGAGATCCGCTTATATACAGAGATT ACCGCGGCGAGACTGCGAAAGGATCGCCGGAGATATTTTACAAGAAGATCAGAAGCACCAAGGAAAAATTACCGCCGATTTTT AATGTTGAAGGACTGAACTTCATCTTTATAAAGCGGAATGGCCTATTCTTTGTGTGCACCTCGAAGTTCAACTTATCTTCAGCATTTGCAGTAGAGGTGTTGTCTAG GGTCTGCAATTTGTGCAAGGACTATTGTGGAATCATTAATGAAGAGGCCATCAAATGCAACTTACCTCTGATCTATGAATTACTGGATGAGGTTTTA GACTTTGGTTATGTCCAGGCAACCTCGACTGAAGCTTTAAAGGCATATGTATTCAACCAGCCTGAGCTGGTGGAAAATTCTGGACAGTCCGTCTGGCAGTGCTCAGGGGGCAATGTG tATGGAACAGAGAGAATGTCTCTTCCAAGTACAGCAGCTAATAAGCCTGTAGTTCCACACAAGACAAATGAG ATATTCAGAAAAAGTCACAAAAATGAGATATTTGTGGATCTTCTTGAAAGACTTACTGTGCTTATCAGTCCAAAT GGAAGCATTCTGCGCAGTGATATAGATGGATGTATTCAGATGAAGAGTTTTCTCACTGGTAGCCCTGATGTGAGGATAGCTTTGACTGAGGATCTTACTGTTGGCAATGCTGATATGCCTTCCCAAG TTTCAAGTATGGGAGTCAAGCTTGCAGACTGTAACTTCCACAAGTCTGTGAACCTAGATGAGTTTGAGTCTTCACGTACCTTATCTGTCCTACCACCTGATGGCGAG TTCACAGTCATGAGTTACAGAGTTGCAGGAGAGCTAGAAACTACCCTACCATTCAGTATTATCACATTTGTTGATGAGAATGAGGAGGCAAG ATATATTGAGGTTATGCTTAAGCTTCGCTGTAACATTCCTTCTAGTAG ctCAAGCAACAACATCATTGTGAGGGTACCAGTACCAAAGTCAACTGAAAG TTTGTCACATGATGTGGGCCATGCTGGCCACTCTGCAGAGTACAAAACAGCTGAAAAGTTGTTGCTCTGGCAGGTCAAGTCAATCCGAGGTGGAGCTGAAGTCGCTATCAATATCAAG CTCAAATTGAAAGACAAGGCGAAGTCAGCACGGAAAGAACTTGGACCTGTCAG TTTAGACTTTGAGATCCCTATGTACATCTGCTCCGGTCTTCAAATTCGATCCTTGAAAGTTTACGAGAAGGAGAAAGCCTACCATCCGTTCCGCTGGGTGCGGTACATAACTCACAG tgATTCCTACGTCATACGaatatga
- the LOC5504239 gene encoding heterogeneous nuclear ribonucleoprotein U isoform X1 translates to MSELTPASAKKLKVAELRAELTKLGLETKGTKPILLERLLGALKDGVVEGNETEGGQEELNTSQDSQDESMTAEETDEPPNDEEMSQEKAPIEESSKNDETPAVAVDEGLKKQPVAEEKAVDNTAESVAEDKTEASAEPTPEVKTDEGSVGKGSEEPAKKEDSSVAVSDEKVKQADKEGKQDEEAMDQTNVEAAKTVTTPTKEGDEVKEESVPRDDPEIPIYLSDSIDFSTVEPEPDVELDDSLVVLDKYNSDLFLKIAPEALSLTILKDEGFPFMAGGVRATYGATSGKICFECKLTETAEVDLPDTEEPKHFVRVGWSSDSANLQLGEVALSYGFDSTGKKCTNNEFTEFGQTFTAGDVITCYLDLESSPKQISFSKNGEDLGSAFDLPEDAQGKALFPHVMIKNIDCSLNFGTQEEAWFAPKEGFQFIQNAEKDTLEHGTRGPASKEECEVIMMIGLPASGKTTWVNNHLNEHPDKKYNILSTYSVMEKMKILGAPRKQDVGGYSKLMDKAAKSLHRLFEIAPAKKRNYILDQTNVYLAAQKKKMNPFEGFNRKAVVCIPTMEELNKRVEERKKEGVELPFNAICDMKRSFRIPTTEEFFEEVLYSDQEPPTSKKIVDLYHRDGQVNRIRTHSGGHSDPPRKRTRWEDSFPHSGSYRGHSRDRHDDSRNSGGYGGYNRSPQQYGGRGGWQKDYQRGGRGGGGYGGGYNDRRMQQGGYGNRSGGGYRGGGGYGGGGGGYRGGGGYGGGHRGGGGYGGGGHRGGSYSGYRGSYKSGGYGQGSGGYGQGSGGYNRNTGYNTYGSYGNQNQRQQTAQVQQYSPTATAQQAAYSSPQTTQAQQQAAYTQYYQNYQQQYGQQWSAYYQQQQQQQPQAQQGQQTTYTQNYTGYTGGY, encoded by the exons ATGAGTGAACTAACTCCTGCTTCTGCCAAGAAGCTGAAAGTTGCCGAGTTAAGGGCAGAGCTTACCAAACTAGGCCTCGAAACTAAAGGCACCAAGCCAATCTTGTTGGAACGTTTACTCGGCGCCTTGAAGGATGGCGTTGTAGAGGGAAATGAAACGGAGGGCGGCCAGGAAGAGCTTAATACTTCCCAGGACAGCCAGGATGAATCTATGACGGCTGAAGAGACGGATGAACCTCCAAACGATGAGGAAATGTCCCAGGAAAAGGCTCCGATTGAAGAAAGTTCCAAAAACGATGAGACCCCCGCTGTGGCTGTTGATGAAGGCTTAAAAAAACAACCCGTAGCCGAGGAAAAAGCGGTAGATAATACTGCCGAATCTGTCGCCGAAGACAAAACTGAAGCTTCAGCCGAACCTACCCCAGAGGTTAAAACCGATGAAGGGTCAGTGGGTAAAGGCAGCGAAGAACCAGCGAAGAAAGAAGATTCCAGTGTTGCTGTGTCGGACGAGAAAGTGAAACAGGCAGATAAGGAGGGCAAACAAGACGAAGAAGCAATGGACCAAACAAATGTCGAAGCCGCGAAAACAGTAACCACCCCAACTAAAG AGGGTGATGAAGTCAAGGAGGAGAGTGTCCCCAGGGACGATCCTGAGATTCCTATTTATCTGAG TGATTCGATTGATTTTAGCACAGTGGAGCCCGAGCCTGATGTTGAACTAGATGACTCCCTTGTGGTCCTTGACAAAT ACAACTCAGACTTGTTCCTAAAGATAGCTCCAGAGGCTCTCAGCTTGACCATTCTCAAGGATGAAGGGTTCCCCTTCATGGCTGGAGGGGTAAGGGCAACATATGGCGCTACTAGTGGCAAGATATGCTTTGAATGCAAGCTAACAGAGACTGCTGAAGTTGATCTCCCTGACACTGAGGAACCAAAACACTTTGTCAGAGTTGGTTGGTCTTCTGACTCTGCTAACCTCCAATTGG GTGAAGTTGCCTTGTCTTATGGATTCGACAGCACAGGCAAGAAATGTACAAACAATGAGTTCACTGAGTTTGGCCAGACCTTTACAGCTGGGGATGTCATCACTTGTTATCTG GATTTAGAAAGCAGTCCAAAGCAAATCTCCTTCAGCAAGAATGGTGAAGATTTAGGCTCGGCATTTGACTTGCCCGAGGATGCCCAAGGGAAAGCTCTCTTTCCTCATGTGATGATTAAGAACATTGATTGTTCATTGAACTTTGGAACACAG GAGGAGGCATGGTTTGCACCCAAAGAGGGATTCCAATTCATACAGAATGCCGAGAAAGATACATTGGAACATGGCACAAGAGGTCCTGCATCTAAAGAAGAATGTGAG gtcATCATGATGATTGGCCTTCCTGCATCTGGTAAAACCACCTGGGTTAATAACCATCTAAATGAGCACCCAGACAAGAAATATAACATCCTTTCTACTTACTCTGTCATGGAGAAAATGAAG ATTTTGGGTGCTCCCCGTAAGCAAGATGTTGGTGGTTATAGTAAACTGATGGATAAGGCCGCCAAGTCCCTCCACAGACTGTTTGAGATTGCACCAGCAAAGAAACGAAATTATATTCTAGATCAG ACCAATGTGTACCTGGCTGCCCAAAAGAAAAAGATGAATCCCTTTGAGGGGTTTAACAGGAAAGCTGTGGTGTGCATTCCTACCATGGAGGAATTGAACAAGAGAGTAGAAGAGCGCAAGAAAGAAGGAGTTGAGCTACCATTCAATGCCATCTGTGATATGAAAA GGAGTTTCCGCATCCCAACGACTGAAGAATTCTTTGAAGAAGTCTTATACAGTGACCAAGAGCCCCCTACCTCTAAGAAGATTGTTGACCTGTATCACCGTGATGGCCAGGTTAACCGTATTCGCACCCACAGTGGCGGCCACTCAGACCCCCCTCGCAAGCGCACCCGCTGGGAAGACAGCTTCCCACACTCTGGCAGCTATAGAGGTCACTCCAGAGACAGGCATGATGACAGTCGTAATAGTGGTGGTTACGGAGGCTACAATCGCAGCCCCCAGCAGTATGGTGGCCGGGGTGGTTGGCAAAAGGATTATCAGAGAGGtggaagaggaggagggggtTATGGTGGAGGGTACAATGATCGGCGTATGCAGCAAGGAGGATACGGAAACCGCAGTGGGGGTGGTTacagaggaggaggagggtaTGGAGGTGGCGGCGGCGGCTATAGGGGTGGCGGAGGTTATGGTGGTGGTCATAGAGGAGGTGGAGGCTATGGGGGTGGTGGTCACAGAGGTGGCAGTTATAGTGGTTATAGAGGCAGCTATAAGAGCGGCGGCTACGGCCAAGGCAGCGGAGGCTACGGCCAAGGCAGCGGAGGCTACAACCGAAACACAGGATATAACACCTATGGTAGCTATGGCAATCAGAATCAACGGCAGCAGACAGCACAAGTGCAACAGTATTCACCCACAGCCACAGCCCAGCAAGCAGCATACTCCTCACCGCAGACGACCCAAGCCCAGCAGCAGGCAGCCTACACACAGTACTACCAGAACTACCAACAGCAGTACGGGCAGCAGTGGTCCGCCTACTaccaacagcagcagcagcaacagccCCAGGCGCAGCAAGGCCAGCAGACCACATACACCCAAAACTACACTGGATACACTGGCGGCTACTAG
- the LOC5504239 gene encoding heterogeneous nuclear ribonucleoprotein U isoform X2, with amino-acid sequence MSELTPASAKKLKVAELRAELTKLGLETKGTKPILLERLLGALKDGVVEGNETEGGQEELNTSQDSQDESMTAEETDEPPNDEEMSQEKAPIEESSKNDETPAVAVDEGLKKQPVAEEKAVDNTAESVAEDKTEASAEPTPEVKTDEGSVGKGSEEPAKKEDSSVAVSDEKVKQADKEGKQDEEAMDQTNVEAAKTVTTPTKEGDEVKEESVPRDDPEIPIYLSTVEPEPDVELDDSLVVLDKYNSDLFLKIAPEALSLTILKDEGFPFMAGGVRATYGATSGKICFECKLTETAEVDLPDTEEPKHFVRVGWSSDSANLQLGEVALSYGFDSTGKKCTNNEFTEFGQTFTAGDVITCYLDLESSPKQISFSKNGEDLGSAFDLPEDAQGKALFPHVMIKNIDCSLNFGTQEEAWFAPKEGFQFIQNAEKDTLEHGTRGPASKEECEVIMMIGLPASGKTTWVNNHLNEHPDKKYNILSTYSVMEKMKILGAPRKQDVGGYSKLMDKAAKSLHRLFEIAPAKKRNYILDQTNVYLAAQKKKMNPFEGFNRKAVVCIPTMEELNKRVEERKKEGVELPFNAICDMKRSFRIPTTEEFFEEVLYSDQEPPTSKKIVDLYHRDGQVNRIRTHSGGHSDPPRKRTRWEDSFPHSGSYRGHSRDRHDDSRNSGGYGGYNRSPQQYGGRGGWQKDYQRGGRGGGGYGGGYNDRRMQQGGYGNRSGGGYRGGGGYGGGGGGYRGGGGYGGGHRGGGGYGGGGHRGGSYSGYRGSYKSGGYGQGSGGYGQGSGGYNRNTGYNTYGSYGNQNQRQQTAQVQQYSPTATAQQAAYSSPQTTQAQQQAAYTQYYQNYQQQYGQQWSAYYQQQQQQQPQAQQGQQTTYTQNYTGYTGGY; translated from the exons ATGAGTGAACTAACTCCTGCTTCTGCCAAGAAGCTGAAAGTTGCCGAGTTAAGGGCAGAGCTTACCAAACTAGGCCTCGAAACTAAAGGCACCAAGCCAATCTTGTTGGAACGTTTACTCGGCGCCTTGAAGGATGGCGTTGTAGAGGGAAATGAAACGGAGGGCGGCCAGGAAGAGCTTAATACTTCCCAGGACAGCCAGGATGAATCTATGACGGCTGAAGAGACGGATGAACCTCCAAACGATGAGGAAATGTCCCAGGAAAAGGCTCCGATTGAAGAAAGTTCCAAAAACGATGAGACCCCCGCTGTGGCTGTTGATGAAGGCTTAAAAAAACAACCCGTAGCCGAGGAAAAAGCGGTAGATAATACTGCCGAATCTGTCGCCGAAGACAAAACTGAAGCTTCAGCCGAACCTACCCCAGAGGTTAAAACCGATGAAGGGTCAGTGGGTAAAGGCAGCGAAGAACCAGCGAAGAAAGAAGATTCCAGTGTTGCTGTGTCGGACGAGAAAGTGAAACAGGCAGATAAGGAGGGCAAACAAGACGAAGAAGCAATGGACCAAACAAATGTCGAAGCCGCGAAAACAGTAACCACCCCAACTAAAG AGGGTGATGAAGTCAAGGAGGAGAGTGTCCCCAGGGACGATCCTGAGATTCCTATTTATCTGAG CACAGTGGAGCCCGAGCCTGATGTTGAACTAGATGACTCCCTTGTGGTCCTTGACAAAT ACAACTCAGACTTGTTCCTAAAGATAGCTCCAGAGGCTCTCAGCTTGACCATTCTCAAGGATGAAGGGTTCCCCTTCATGGCTGGAGGGGTAAGGGCAACATATGGCGCTACTAGTGGCAAGATATGCTTTGAATGCAAGCTAACAGAGACTGCTGAAGTTGATCTCCCTGACACTGAGGAACCAAAACACTTTGTCAGAGTTGGTTGGTCTTCTGACTCTGCTAACCTCCAATTGG GTGAAGTTGCCTTGTCTTATGGATTCGACAGCACAGGCAAGAAATGTACAAACAATGAGTTCACTGAGTTTGGCCAGACCTTTACAGCTGGGGATGTCATCACTTGTTATCTG GATTTAGAAAGCAGTCCAAAGCAAATCTCCTTCAGCAAGAATGGTGAAGATTTAGGCTCGGCATTTGACTTGCCCGAGGATGCCCAAGGGAAAGCTCTCTTTCCTCATGTGATGATTAAGAACATTGATTGTTCATTGAACTTTGGAACACAG GAGGAGGCATGGTTTGCACCCAAAGAGGGATTCCAATTCATACAGAATGCCGAGAAAGATACATTGGAACATGGCACAAGAGGTCCTGCATCTAAAGAAGAATGTGAG gtcATCATGATGATTGGCCTTCCTGCATCTGGTAAAACCACCTGGGTTAATAACCATCTAAATGAGCACCCAGACAAGAAATATAACATCCTTTCTACTTACTCTGTCATGGAGAAAATGAAG ATTTTGGGTGCTCCCCGTAAGCAAGATGTTGGTGGTTATAGTAAACTGATGGATAAGGCCGCCAAGTCCCTCCACAGACTGTTTGAGATTGCACCAGCAAAGAAACGAAATTATATTCTAGATCAG ACCAATGTGTACCTGGCTGCCCAAAAGAAAAAGATGAATCCCTTTGAGGGGTTTAACAGGAAAGCTGTGGTGTGCATTCCTACCATGGAGGAATTGAACAAGAGAGTAGAAGAGCGCAAGAAAGAAGGAGTTGAGCTACCATTCAATGCCATCTGTGATATGAAAA GGAGTTTCCGCATCCCAACGACTGAAGAATTCTTTGAAGAAGTCTTATACAGTGACCAAGAGCCCCCTACCTCTAAGAAGATTGTTGACCTGTATCACCGTGATGGCCAGGTTAACCGTATTCGCACCCACAGTGGCGGCCACTCAGACCCCCCTCGCAAGCGCACCCGCTGGGAAGACAGCTTCCCACACTCTGGCAGCTATAGAGGTCACTCCAGAGACAGGCATGATGACAGTCGTAATAGTGGTGGTTACGGAGGCTACAATCGCAGCCCCCAGCAGTATGGTGGCCGGGGTGGTTGGCAAAAGGATTATCAGAGAGGtggaagaggaggagggggtTATGGTGGAGGGTACAATGATCGGCGTATGCAGCAAGGAGGATACGGAAACCGCAGTGGGGGTGGTTacagaggaggaggagggtaTGGAGGTGGCGGCGGCGGCTATAGGGGTGGCGGAGGTTATGGTGGTGGTCATAGAGGAGGTGGAGGCTATGGGGGTGGTGGTCACAGAGGTGGCAGTTATAGTGGTTATAGAGGCAGCTATAAGAGCGGCGGCTACGGCCAAGGCAGCGGAGGCTACGGCCAAGGCAGCGGAGGCTACAACCGAAACACAGGATATAACACCTATGGTAGCTATGGCAATCAGAATCAACGGCAGCAGACAGCACAAGTGCAACAGTATTCACCCACAGCCACAGCCCAGCAAGCAGCATACTCCTCACCGCAGACGACCCAAGCCCAGCAGCAGGCAGCCTACACACAGTACTACCAGAACTACCAACAGCAGTACGGGCAGCAGTGGTCCGCCTACTaccaacagcagcagcagcaacagccCCAGGCGCAGCAAGGCCAGCAGACCACATACACCCAAAACTACACTGGATACACTGGCGGCTACTAG
- the LOC5509086 gene encoding uncharacterized protein LOC5509086, with protein sequence MRVLILALVVALAAYSGSSLQQTGNDSPRARLGRALLRRAREISDKEASASGSGSSGDSSADEQIKEIDTAEDIFVGSGNHASERTDGSSTKRDEIPSGEDHSGRGSGVEPSSVDNDDGSSAAAKLEGSASDESGAESLTVNANKDEIGSGESWGTDQGSTSANDYNSATEASASGVTAEDNSGSSADKTPGQQDKIEGSAEESTENTTQKEDASGQNIIRVTEAKTQVPAETNNMSEEKPAKKSTIAEASGSPAAEASGSDNVVGSASEGSANNEDDSSAEAIRKGMESLSRLLKPVASSLDFELYSGNAKPKEEEEEHNSDVLQAVAVGESEKAEEVKPQKPVAKVKTCKKTCALPMTYDQCANPRCGLKMGTIKDLCIWLCKHQKPVCKEHCTTE encoded by the coding sequence ATGCGTGTTCTGATATTAGCGTTAGTGGTGGCCCTGGCAGCTTACAGCGGAAGCAGCTTACAGCAAACCGGCAATGACAGTCCGCGCGCTCGCTTGGGACGGGCACTACTGCGCAGAGCCAGGGAGATCTCGGACAAAGAAGCAAGTGCTAGCGGCAGCGGCAGCAGCGGTGACTCCTCGGCAGACGAACAAATCAAAGAGATCGACACCGCCGAGGATATCTTCGTAGGATCCGGAAACCATGCATCGGAGCGCACGGATGGGTCAAGCACTAAGCGCGACGAGATCCCAAGTGGCGAAGATCACAGCGGAAGGGGTTCGGGGGTCGAACCATCTTCGgtggataatgatgatggttcGAGTGCAGCGGCTAAACTCGAGGGATCCGCATCTGACGAGAGCGGAGCTGAGAGCTTGACTGTCAATGCCAATAAGGATGAGATAGGTTCGGGTGAGAGCTGGGGTACCGATCAAGGAAGCACGTCAGCTAACGATTATAATTCCGCGACGGAAGCGTCAGCAAGCGGCGTCACAGCTGAAGATAACTCCGGCTCATCCGCTGACAAGACACCAGGGCAGCAGGATAAGATCGAAGGAAGTGCAGAAGAGAGTACTGAAAATACCACACAGAAAGAGGACGCTTCAGGGCAAAACATAATTCGCGTCACAGAAGCGAAGACGCAGGTCCCAGCTGAAACCAACAACATGTCCGAGGAAAAACCCGCCAAGAAATCCACCATCGCAGAAGCTTCGGGAAGCCCTGCCGCTGAGGCCTCGGGCTCCGATAATGTGGTCGGATCAGCTTCGGAAGGGTCGGCAAACAACGAGGACGACAGCAGCGCGGAAGCAATCCGCAAGGGTATGGAGAGTCTGAGCCGCTTACTGAAGCCAGTCGCAAGCTCGCTAGACTTTGAGCTGTACAGCGGGAACGCCAAGCCAAAGGAAGAGGAGGAAGAACACAACTCAGACGTGCTTCAGGCCGTGGCCGTAGGCGAGAGCGAGAAGGCTGAAGAGGTCAAGCCTCAAAAACCTGTGGCGAAGGTGAAGACGTGCAAGAAAACGTGTGCGCTGCCCATGACATACGACCAGTGCGCTAATCCACGGTGCGGCCTCAAGATGGGCACGATCAAGGACTTGTGCATCTGGCTGTGCAAACACCAGAAACCCGTATGCAAGGAGCATTGCACAACCGAGTGA
- the LOC5504240 gene encoding uncharacterized protein LOC5504240: MANSIEASLLSFPEKLWFLVSDPKCEEITWNDDGTSILIPNHHSFTSTILNSQSIVLFKTNNFASFVRQLNLYGFRKVTEHRRKNQTMQLVAGMKSEFKHPCFKRERKDLLQFVRRQTNPSKKGGRRVVSEEGNTVNKEEKPPTTLPQSSNYRWPTPISPVGASPWVNWDTYLQTMGMFPYLPPQYNMSPQYNMPPMGAGLYGSDQMSALGPYYGRDLMYTSQYRPSLVQPTDNVSVLSNQGEVTEQDHFPAISVTSAHSKPAVVIINNTLSASRDVTKHGFHSYGEETRGGEYLVEAPNSRENKTPFPVQTDVTSRGGSLEKAETDACITELRDKYDEKAPENIPDHVTAELDGSEGGVAEESAEWEKLASNKRPKLDE, from the exons ATGGCAAATTCCATCGAAGCGTCGCTATTGAGTTTTCCCGAAAAGCTTTGGTTTTTAGTTAGCGACCCAAAGTGTGAGGAAATTACATGGAATGATGATGGTACATCGATTTTAATACCAAACCACCACAGTTTTACCAGCACGATTCTCAACAGTCAAAGTATAGTccttttcaaaacaaacaattttgcaaGTTTTGTCCGGCAATTGAATTTGTACGGCTTTCGCAAAGTGACGGAGCACCGCAGAAAGAACCAAACGATGCAGCTTGTTGCGGGGATGAAGAGTGAATTCAAACATCCTTGCTTCAAACGGGAAAGAAAGG ACCTTCTTCAGTTTGTTCGACGACAAACCAACCCCTCTAAAAAGGGAGGCCGACGTGTGGTGAGCGAAGAAGGAAATACCGTTAACAAAGAGGAGAAACCGCCCACTACACTTCCACAATCCTCGAACTACCGCTGGCCGACTCCTATCAGCCCCGTTGGCGCTAGCCCCTGGGTGAACTGGGATACATACCTGCAGACAATGGGCATGTTCCCTTACCTCCCCCCACAGTACAATATGTCACCACAGTATAACATGCCTCCTATGGGTGCGGGCCTGTATGGTAGTGATCAGATGAGTGCCCTTGGACCTTATTACGGACGGGACCTGATGTACACATCACAATATCGTCCCTCTCTTGTCCAACCAACTGACAATGTCTCAGTTCTGAGCAATCAAGGAGAAGTAACCGAACAAG ATCATTTTCCGGCAATAAGTGTCACCTCGGCACATTCCAAACCCGCggtcgtcatcatcaacaacacccTCTCAGCCTCACGTGATGTCACGAAACATGGATTCCACAGTTACGGCGAAGAAACGCGAGGAGGTGAGTACCTGGTGGAGGCCCCAAACAGCCGGGAAAACAAAACGCCATTCCCCGTCCAGACTGACGTGACGTCACGCGGCGGCTCGCTCGAAAAGGCGGAAACTGATGCGTGCATTACAGAGTTGCGTGACAAGTACGATGAGAAGGCGCCGGAAAACATTCCTGACCATGTCACAGCGGAGCTTGACGGTAGCGAAGGCGGCGTGGCGGAGGAGAGCGCGGAGTGGGAGAAGCTCGCTAGCAACAAGAGACCTAAACTCGACGAATGA